In the Devosia sp. SL43 genome, one interval contains:
- a CDS encoding DUF2312 domain-containing protein, with the protein MAEDSVAQDQLRAFIERIERMEEEKAAIAADIKEIYAEAKGNGFDTKILRKIVAIRKQDANERAEQEAILELYMAALGMVAAPPED; encoded by the coding sequence ATGGCTGAAGACAGCGTTGCCCAGGACCAGCTCCGGGCGTTCATCGAGCGCATCGAGCGCATGGAAGAAGAAAAGGCGGCCATCGCCGCTGACATCAAGGAAATCTACGCCGAGGCCAAGGGCAACGGCTTCGACACCAAGATTCTGCGCAAGATCGTGGCCATCCGCAAGCAGGATGCCAATGAGCGCGCCGAGCAGGAAGCAATCCTCGAACTGTATATGGCTGCCCTGGGCATGGTCGCGGCGCCGCCGGAAGACTGA
- a CDS encoding DUF1036 domain-containing protein, with amino-acid sequence MISGTLLHTIRLGTTLIGAMFANLAFFATPAHADLRICNETTNLVSVAMGYRAERGWMSEGWWQAPPGDCRVLYQGDLERRFYYIFAADDVAGGAWDGAVFMCTRDETFTIFGVEDCLARGYERTGFFEIDTQNRTDWTLQLTENANGPAVVGPDGEDLEDPTFLVDPADVDAPQDDITTQETDTQ; translated from the coding sequence ATGATTTCCGGCACGCTTTTGCACACCATCCGTCTCGGCACGACCCTGATCGGCGCGATGTTCGCAAACCTGGCGTTTTTCGCAACGCCGGCTCACGCCGATTTGCGCATCTGCAACGAGACCACCAATCTGGTTTCGGTCGCCATGGGCTACCGCGCCGAACGCGGCTGGATGAGCGAAGGCTGGTGGCAGGCGCCTCCCGGCGATTGCCGCGTGCTCTACCAGGGCGATCTCGAGCGTCGCTTCTATTACATATTCGCAGCCGATGATGTCGCGGGCGGTGCCTGGGATGGAGCGGTGTTCATGTGTACGCGCGACGAGACCTTCACCATATTCGGGGTTGAGGATTGCCTCGCCCGCGGCTATGAGCGCACCGGCTTCTTCGAAATCGATACACAAAACCGCACGGACTGGACGCTGCAGCTCACCGAGAACGCCAACGGCCCGGCCGTGGTGGGCCCTGATGGCGAAGACCTCGAAGACCCCACTTTCCTTGTCGATCCTGCCGATGTGGACGCACCCCAGGACGACATAACGACGCAAGAAACGGATACGCAATGA
- the pyk gene encoding pyruvate kinase: MKRMRRAKILATLGPASHDEKMIEELAKAGADVFRINMSHASHEVLHQTVARIRAVEKKLNHPLGILVDLQGPKLRVWKFAEGSVNLVAGQKFTLDSDKNDTGNSERVYLPHPEIIESVSVGDRLLLDDGKLALKATKVGGGMIETEVIYGGKLSDKKGVSLPDTLLPTGALTEKDHADLLEGLKAEADWIALSFVQRPEDLIDVRKIVQGRAGVMAKIEKPQAIDRLEEIVKLSDAIMVARGDLGVELPLETVPGLQKRMIRMCRRYGKPVVVATQMLESMITSPVPTRAEVSDVSIAVFEGADAIMLSAESASGQYPIEAVATMNKVAVAVEGDANYRGIIRAAQTEPEATAADAISAATRQVAETLDLAAIVTYTASGSTGIRAARERPSKPIIVLSPNMRTIRRMSVVWGVHCVQTEDAVSLEDMVDRACVIAYQEGFARPGDRIAITAGIPLGTPGATNMLRIAFVRQDGAGSS; this comes from the coding sequence ATGAAACGCATGCGACGCGCGAAGATCCTCGCCACCCTCGGGCCCGCAAGCCACGATGAAAAGATGATCGAGGAACTGGCCAAGGCCGGTGCCGACGTCTTCCGCATCAATATGAGCCACGCAAGCCACGAGGTCCTGCATCAGACCGTGGCGCGCATTCGCGCTGTCGAGAAAAAGCTCAATCATCCGCTCGGCATCCTGGTCGACCTGCAGGGTCCCAAGCTGCGCGTCTGGAAATTCGCCGAAGGTTCGGTCAACCTCGTTGCCGGGCAGAAATTCACGCTCGATAGCGACAAGAACGACACCGGCAACAGCGAACGCGTGTACCTGCCCCATCCCGAGATCATCGAAAGCGTTTCGGTCGGCGATCGCCTGTTGCTCGACGATGGCAAGCTGGCCCTCAAGGCCACCAAGGTCGGCGGCGGCATGATCGAGACTGAAGTGATCTATGGCGGCAAGCTCAGCGACAAGAAGGGCGTCTCCTTGCCCGATACGCTGCTGCCCACTGGCGCGCTGACCGAGAAGGATCACGCCGATCTGCTCGAAGGCCTCAAGGCCGAGGCCGACTGGATCGCGCTCAGCTTCGTGCAGCGCCCCGAAGACCTGATCGATGTCCGCAAGATCGTCCAGGGTCGCGCCGGCGTCATGGCCAAGATCGAAAAACCGCAGGCCATCGATCGGCTCGAAGAAATCGTCAAGCTCAGCGACGCCATTATGGTGGCACGCGGCGATCTGGGCGTCGAACTGCCACTCGAAACCGTGCCGGGTCTGCAGAAGCGCATGATCCGCATGTGCCGCCGCTACGGCAAGCCAGTGGTCGTTGCCACCCAGATGCTGGAATCGATGATCACCTCGCCGGTCCCGACCCGCGCCGAAGTCTCGGACGTGTCGATCGCCGTGTTCGAAGGCGCCGATGCCATCATGCTCTCGGCCGAATCCGCCTCGGGTCAGTATCCGATCGAAGCGGTTGCGACCATGAACAAGGTTGCCGTGGCCGTCGAAGGCGACGCCAACTATCGCGGCATCATCCGCGCTGCCCAGACCGAGCCGGAAGCCACCGCTGCCGACGCCATCTCGGCCGCCACGCGCCAGGTCGCCGAAACCCTCGACCTGGCCGCCATCGTCACCTACACGGCCTCCGGGTCGACCGGCATTCGTGCCGCCCGCGAGCGGCCCAGCAAGCCCATCATCGTCCTCTCGCCCAATATGCGCACCATCCGCCGCATGTCGGTGGTCTGGGGCGTCCATTGCGTGCAGACCGAGGATGCCGTGTCGCTCGAAGACATGGTCGATCGCGCCTGCGTCATCGCCTATCAGGAGGGCTTTGCCCGCCCCGGCGACCGCATCGCCATCACCGCAGGTATCCCGCTGGGCACGCCCGGCGCCACCAACATGCTGCGCATCGCCTTCGTCCGCCAGGACGGCGCTGGTTCGAGCTGA